The genomic DNA GCCATCCCATTTTTCCGGAAAGCAGTGTCCTGGAAAATTTAAAGATAGCAGGTTACTTGAAGAAAAGATCAGAAATTGTTGAATCCATTGAATATGTTTTTGATCTTTTTCCAGCTTTGAGTAAATTAAAAACCCGCAAGGCCGGATTTTTAAGCGGTGGCGAGCAGCAGATGCTCGCCATTGGTATGGCCTTGATTGTGCGCCCCAAACTGCTGCTGCTGGATGAGCCGCTTTTAGGTCTCAGCCCCATGATGCAGCAGGTGGTTGTGGAAGCCGTCGCACAGCTTAAAGAAAGCACCGGAATCACGGTGGTCATCAGCGAGCAGTTTGCCCGACCCGTTTTACCAATGATTGACAAGGGCTATGTGGTGGAAAACGGGATGCTGACCTTATCTGGCACCGGTCAGGCGTTAATGGACAACCCTGAAATTAAATCCGCCTATTTTGGAATCTGAAATAACTAGATGAGCTCTATAACAGACCATAATATATATGCCGCTTTTGCCGAAACAGCTGAGCAAAGAAAAAACAATACCGCTGTTGTATATCTGGGCACACGGTTTTCCTACACACAGGTAAAAGACATGGCAGACCGTTTTGCTGCCGCCCTCAGCCATGCCGGTTGCACGGCCGGACAGAAAGTCATTATCTATATTCCCAACAGTATCCAATGGGTGGTGGCCTGGCTGGGAATTCAGAAAATGGGCGGCGTCTGTGTACCCATTACACCCATCTATACCCCTCATGATCTTAAATATATCGCCAACGACAGCGAAGCTGAAGCCATAGTCTGCGCTGATACCAATTTTGGCTACGTCACCAGCGTGCTGCCGCAAACGCAGCTTAAAAAGGTAGTCGTCACCAAAATGGCCGATTTGCTGCCCTGGTGGAAACGGGGTTTTGGCTATCTGTTTGATATCATCCCGCGGGGTAAAATTGCGCTGGATGAAAATACATATTCATTTCGCAAGTTGCTGGCCCAGCACCGCCGAACAAAACCATCGCAGCCCGTTGCTGAATCAGACGGCAATGACATTGCTGAAATTCTATACACCGGCGGCACCACTAAATTTCCCAAAGGCGTCCCCTTCACTCACAACCTGTTTTTGGTGTCTGCCCGCGAACAGATCAGCATCAGTAAATCTTTGTTCCCACCTGAAGGCAATGTCATTTTGGGAAATGCACCCCTGTTTCATATTCTGGGGCAGTGCTGCGGTCTTGCCACCCTGCTTGTTGGTGGTACCCTGATTTTACAGCCAAAAATCAACCTGGATGCGGCCCTGGATGCCATCCAGCGATTTAAAGCCAAAACCATGATCGGGGTTCCCACCCTCTATCGCATGATTCTAGAGCATGACCGCCTCGAACAGTATAACCTTAGTTCAGTTGAATACTGGTTTAGTGCCGGTGATTTGCTGCCGGTGGAAATCGGCCGGCGCTGGGAGGAAAAGTTCGGTCGGAAAATTCGCCAGGGTTACGGCGCTACCGAAACCTGCGGTGGGGTTTCCATGTGCCCGGTTGATATCGACACCCCGCCCAAAAGCGTTGGCCGCATTATGGAAACCAAACAGATAAAGATCGTGGACCCGGCCACCCTTGAACCGGTCAAGACTGGCGATGCGGGTGAGCTGCTGGTTTCCTCTGATCATATGGTTACATATTACTTGAATAAGCCGGAAGAAACTACTGAATCTTTTATAGATATAGAAGGTTTAAAATGGTATCGTACCGCTGATATCATGTCCTTGGATGAGGAGGGAAATCTGTATTTTGTGGACCGTACGGTGGATACGATCAAGCACAAGGGCTATCGCGTATCAGCCTCAGAAATCGAATCAACACTGCAGGAGCATCCGGCTGTTATCGGTGCCTGCGTTGTCGGCGTGCCGGATGAAAAAGTTGGTGAGCGCATTAAAGCCTATGTGGTCCTCAAAGAGGATATCAAAGGTATCACCGGCTATGAATTGATCAAATGGTGTCGCGAAAGCCTGGTGTCCTATAAAGTACCGCAGTATATTGAATTCAGAGACATGCTTCCCAAGTCCAAAGTCGGCAAACTGCTCAGGCGTGAAATTCGCGATGAGGAGCAACGCCGCAAAGAAACGCGATAACTCGGTTGGCAATCAACCTCGCGATCTAATTGGTAGTCCAATTTATATTTCCCCGTTATTTTCAATTTTCATACCGAACAACATAAATCCCAACAATACGCTTATCAGACCGTTCGTTTAACCTTTGAACAGCATTTGACAGTCTGTTTCAGGTGCTACAAATTGTTTCAGCAGTTTTTGGGGATGAAACATTTTTTTTAATCCATACCGTTCTTTACGAATACATCAACACTTAGATATTGCCCAAATAAAACTTGAATTAAACCTAAGCATATAAAATCAATACCATTTTTCAACAGCTCCCGTGATCTTGGGCCTCACTCAGGGGGCCAAGTGTGCTGCATCAATAATTTGGTATACGTCTTGCACAAAAAGTTTGCAGAAAGACCTATCTTCGAATTTTTAACTTTTCAAAATTGGAGGTATATAAAATGGCTGCAGAGGAAACATTAAAATCCCTTCAAGAAGCAATTTTTGACGGTGAGGTTCAAGACGCAAAGGCAGCTGCACAAGAGGCCGTAACAGGGGCAATAGCACCGGACCAGATTCTGAAAGACGCCATCATGCCCGCGCTGATGGATATCGGTGAATCCATGGAGGAAGGTGACTTTTTTATGCCGGAGGTAAAAATTTCAACCAAAACCCTTCTGGAGGTTGCCGAAATTCTGAGGTCCTACGTTATTCCTGTTGATAAAAAAGCGGATTATGCGGTACCGCCCTGGACCGGCGAAGGGGATATCGATGATATTGGATCTTACCTTAAGGACAAAATAGAGGAAAGCAGAGATCTGACGGCCGAGCAGCAGATGGGGATACTGGACATGGTCGCATCGGGCTTGGATACGCATGAATTTACGCCATGTAAAATTCAGGCGACGGAAACCAATGACTAAACAGAAGGTCTGCGATGAGAAAGGAGAAAAGTAATGAATAAAAAGGAACGCATGGAAGCTGTATTTAATATGCAAACTCCAGATGTCATACCTGTGTTTCCGCGCGTCATGGCGCAGGCCATATTTGACATGGGGTGGAGTCTTCCAGATATATCGACGCAAACCACCATGGATGTTGATAAAGTCGCTGAAGCTTTTATCACCAACATAAAAAAATATGATTATGATCTGTGTTTCGGGACCTACATGGATCATGGTTTCGGTGTTCCGACTCTCGGCGGTGTTCTCAACATACCGGATAAATTTGGTGTTAGTGTTTCCATTAAAGTTCCGCCGATACAGCAAAGGGAAGATTGGGCCGAAGTCAAAAAGAAGTTGCCTTTGGACCCTTTAAAAGATGATCGGATGCCGGATGCACTCGCGGCCTTGAAATCTGTTTGCCAGGAAGTGGGCAACGAATATCCGATTGCACCGGCTTATTATACGGGTATTTGCGCCGCCAACATTCTGTTTAGAGATGTGTCGGATTTGACCCTGGACTGTGTAGAGGACCCTGAATTTGTAGATGAGATATGCCAGGCGGCAACGGATTTCAGTATTGACTGGGCCCGGGCACAATATGAGGCAGGCTGCAACAGTGTATTCTATCTCGGGGATCATTTTGGAACCGAATTGATTTCTCCCAAAATGGGTGAACGGTTTATCCTGCCATACGTGGCTCAATTTGTGGAAACCATTCAGAAGGAATATGGTCAGAAAACCTTCATGCATATTCACGGCAATATGAAACGACCCAAGACCTATGCCCTGCTGGAGAGACTGGTAAAAGAAGCCGGGGTAGCCGGACTGCACCTGGATGAGAATCATGACGGTGCCTGGATTCGCGAAAACGTGGTTGAAAAACTGGGTATCCCGGGTGCGCTCATCGTCCACGGACCCGACCCGATTGCCAGCGGACCGGTGGAAAAAATTGACGCGGTTGTAAAAGAAACCGTCGAAAGCGGCGGTCCGGGAGGTTCGGTCTTGATGGGCCCCAGTTGCCAGGTATTACCCTCAACCCCCGGCCCCAATTTTAAAGCCTGGGTGGAGTCAACGCACAAATATGGAACCTATCCAATCGGGGGATAATCAAAGCAAAGGAGAGATTATGGGCGCTGAAAACAATATGAAAGGAATAGCAGACAACACCCCGGATTGGTTTTATCCGGAGTGGGCCGCCAACGCCGCTTATAATAAACCGATTGTCGTGCGAGACACCGATAGCGCTTTGGGACGCTACAACCTGGTCACAAAAGAGATCGGATTGAAGGATCTTGCGCGCGTGCACGGGCATATGTGTGACGGACTGGTCATCGCCTTCGTAGAGATAAAAGCTGTTTTGGAACTGCTGTTCCCGGACGGCATCGTTGATCGCACCGACCTCAATACCGTTTCTAAAAATGGTCCCTGCTGGGCGGACACGGCAGCATTTATGACCGGATCCAGAATCAATTTTAAAACTCTGCGGATTGACGCCTCCATCGGTGATGGGTTTATTCTCCAGCGGATTTCCACCGGCGAGGCCTACAAAGTGCATTTACAGCCGGGTGTATTTCCGGAAGACCAGGCGGAACTGGAAGGCAAAATTCGATCCCTGCGCGCCAATGGCCAACCGGTGTCCGCAGAAGATATTGATCTGGTTGAGAAAATGGGAGATGAGCTCAGCTTAAAACTGTTAACCACACCTCCGGATGAGCTTCTCAAAATCGAAAAACTGGATAACTTTAATTTTCAATTTGCGGATCTATTCGGCAATCGAGGTGATGTTGTCAATAAAGATATGCCGCGCTAAAGTCGGCCAATCGCGGAATCCACTGAAACATTCATTTGCACCTCCTTGATGCATTCCTTCGGATTCCGCGATTGGCCAAAAAGCAATCTGTGGCTGGATTGCTGTTATAAGCATAAAACCTGCCCCTTTCCCTCCTCCTTTTGATGGTTTTTTGTGCTCAGGGATCATCAATTATGCTCATAAAACCATTTAATTGTCCAGAATCGCTCAACATATTGGAATTTAAAATACATTGACAAAACTAGTTTTATAGTTTAGTGATGAGGTGTCAAAATCGCTAAATGCAGTTTTAATTTTTAATTTCAGTATTCATTCAGACACCAAGGAATAAGAGATGGCTAAATCGCAAGAAACCTTCACTACCAAATGTACAAAAGAGGAATGCCGTTTCATTGCCAGGAAAGCCCAGATTAAGTTTCGTGTCCTATCCAACAGGAGGCGAATAAGGCAGCGTGCCAGGTTGTTCAAGGCTCTCGGAAATGAAAAGCGCCTGCACATCTTAGGGCTGCTTTCAATGCAGGACATGTGCAGCTGTGAAGTCGTTGATGCGCTTGACGGTTCAGCGTCCACTATAACCCATCACTTGCGTATGCTGGAAGATGCTGAACTCATAGCATCCAGGCAGATCGGCAAGTTCACCATATACAATCTCAACGATGCGCCGCTGGCAAGACACCGCATCTTTGAATAGATTTTCCGTTCGCCACGATTATTCAAACATACGATTAAGGGAGAAAAAATTGATGAACAAAAAGGAACGATTTCAGGCCGTACGCGACCGCCGGGCACCGGATTTAATGCCGGTCTGGCCGCGGGTCATGTCGCAGATGATATTCAGTCATGGTCTATTGCTGCCGGATGTCACGGGTGTTGATTGGTATGATGCCGAGAAAGTAACCGAAGCGGTCCTGGCTAGTGTAGAATATAATGACTATGACGTTGCAATACCTACCTATATCGACCACGCTTTCGGCGTCCCTCCCCTGGGAGGGGAAATAACCATCCCTGAAAAATTCGGTATTGCCGCCGGACCAACTGAAAACAAACCGGTTATGGCCAAAGAGGATTGGCCGCGTGTCAGGCAATTGGCTGAATCTTTTGACCACGAAAAGACCGACCCCCGCCAGGCAGGTGCATTGGAAGTCATAAAGAATGTCTCCCAGAAGATCGGAGACCATACCCCTCTGGTCACGCATGCCTATGTCAGCAGCGTCGCGGCCATGCACTTGTTTCGACCGAACGAAGCCATCCTCGATGACATGTACGAAGATCCCGAATGGGTCGAAGAAATGTGCGCTGTGGCTACGGACTGGACCATGGGCTGGATTCGAGCCCAGTATGCGGCCGGCGCCAATAGCTGCACATTTCTGGCTGAGGTGATGGGAACCCTGATGGTCAGCCCCAAGATGGCCGCTCAGTTTAACCTGGAAAACATTGCGCGTGTGACGGAAATGGTTAAAAGCGAGTATGGCCAGGGAACCTGGTTTCACACCCATGGCAACATGACCAACCCCAAGGCTTATGAATATCTCACCCGGCTGGCAACCGAAACGGGCCTGGAAGGTTTTCATTTCGATGAGATGGACAACCCGCCGGAATGGATCAAAGAGCACGTTGTTGACAAATTCGGCGTTTCAGCCTGCATAATTACGGACGGCCATAAAATTGTCAGCGGCCCACCGGAAAAAATAATAGAAGAGGTCAAGGATCAGATTTCCAGAATTGGAGACGGCATCGGCATCATGATGGCACCCAGCTGCCAATTACTGCCGGCCACACCTAAAGCGCATTTTAAAGCGTGGGTGGATGCAACCCATGATTACGGCACCTATCCTCTGGGATAGATAGACAGGAATTTTATAGTATGGAATCCATTTCTAGCCAACAGCTAATGATTCTTTTACCCGGGCTTTTCTGTATTGCATTTGTTTTTTCCATGTTCGGCAGGGGTGGCGGTGAGTTTATACTCCCGCTGCTGATCAGCATCTTATCCCTGTCTTATTTTGAACTTGCCACCATCAGTTTGTTTCTCATTTTTTCACAGGGTCTGGTCATGCTGATCGTTTACGGCGGTAAACACAAACTGGTCGACTGGCCTTTGGCACTAGCGCTTTCGATTATCATCGGTATCTTTGCCTTTCTGGGCGGCTACTTTTCATTTCACATTGATCCAATTTACCTGAAAGGCACATTTGCGCTCGTCCTGCTGATATCGGCCTACAAAATCTGGCAGGGAAAAAAAGTGCCCGCAAAAAAGGGCCGGTTGGGCACCTGGCACCGTAAAATAGCGGATGATGAATACGATATAAATTTTCTCTACATTGTCGCACCGGTGGCGGTCATTGCAGGTGTTGCCGGGATGCTCGGTATTTCCGGCTGCGGCCTGATTATGCCCATTTGTATTCTTTTGGGAGGGGTGCCAATGCGAATTGCCATCGGATCCAA from Desulfobacterales bacterium includes the following:
- a CDS encoding sulfite exporter TauE/SafE family protein, which encodes MESISSQQLMILLPGLFCIAFVFSMFGRGGGEFILPLLISILSLSYFELATISLFLIFSQGLVMLIVYGGKHKLVDWPLALALSIIIGIFAFLGGYFSFHIDPIYLKGTFALVLLISAYKIWQGKKVPAKKGRLGTWHRKIADDEYDINFLYIVAPVAVIAGVAGMLGISGCGLIMPICILLGGVPMRIAIGSNAMLVLTSSGTSFLGHLARGHYPPWIYIMMFAGATIAGAVIGSRTHVKIREEHVKTGFIIILIVAAIWMVIKTLYK
- a CDS encoding B12-binding domain-containing protein codes for the protein MAAEETLKSLQEAIFDGEVQDAKAAAQEAVTGAIAPDQILKDAIMPALMDIGESMEEGDFFMPEVKISTKTLLEVAEILRSYVIPVDKKADYAVPPWTGEGDIDDIGSYLKDKIEESRDLTAEQQMGILDMVASGLDTHEFTPCKIQATETND
- a CDS encoding class I adenylate-forming enzyme family protein; translated protein: MSSITDHNIYAAFAETAEQRKNNTAVVYLGTRFSYTQVKDMADRFAAALSHAGCTAGQKVIIYIPNSIQWVVAWLGIQKMGGVCVPITPIYTPHDLKYIANDSEAEAIVCADTNFGYVTSVLPQTQLKKVVVTKMADLLPWWKRGFGYLFDIIPRGKIALDENTYSFRKLLAQHRRTKPSQPVAESDGNDIAEILYTGGTTKFPKGVPFTHNLFLVSAREQISISKSLFPPEGNVILGNAPLFHILGQCCGLATLLVGGTLILQPKINLDAALDAIQRFKAKTMIGVPTLYRMILEHDRLEQYNLSSVEYWFSAGDLLPVEIGRRWEEKFGRKIRQGYGATETCGGVSMCPVDIDTPPKSVGRIMETKQIKIVDPATLEPVKTGDAGELLVSSDHMVTYYLNKPEETTESFIDIEGLKWYRTADIMSLDEEGNLYFVDRTVDTIKHKGYRVSASEIESTLQEHPAVIGACVVGVPDEKVGERIKAYVVLKEDIKGITGYELIKWCRESLVSYKVPQYIEFRDMLPKSKVGKLLRREIRDEEQRRKETR
- a CDS encoding formylmethanofuran dehydrogenase subunit E family protein, whose product is MGAENNMKGIADNTPDWFYPEWAANAAYNKPIVVRDTDSALGRYNLVTKEIGLKDLARVHGHMCDGLVIAFVEIKAVLELLFPDGIVDRTDLNTVSKNGPCWADTAAFMTGSRINFKTLRIDASIGDGFILQRISTGEAYKVHLQPGVFPEDQAELEGKIRSLRANGQPVSAEDIDLVEKMGDELSLKLLTTPPDELLKIEKLDNFNFQFADLFGNRGDVVNKDMPR
- a CDS encoding uroporphyrinogen decarboxylase family protein is translated as MNKKERFQAVRDRRAPDLMPVWPRVMSQMIFSHGLLLPDVTGVDWYDAEKVTEAVLASVEYNDYDVAIPTYIDHAFGVPPLGGEITIPEKFGIAAGPTENKPVMAKEDWPRVRQLAESFDHEKTDPRQAGALEVIKNVSQKIGDHTPLVTHAYVSSVAAMHLFRPNEAILDDMYEDPEWVEEMCAVATDWTMGWIRAQYAAGANSCTFLAEVMGTLMVSPKMAAQFNLENIARVTEMVKSEYGQGTWFHTHGNMTNPKAYEYLTRLATETGLEGFHFDEMDNPPEWIKEHVVDKFGVSACIITDGHKIVSGPPEKIIEEVKDQISRIGDGIGIMMAPSCQLLPATPKAHFKAWVDATHDYGTYPLG
- a CDS encoding uroporphyrinogen decarboxylase family protein; the protein is MNKKERMEAVFNMQTPDVIPVFPRVMAQAIFDMGWSLPDISTQTTMDVDKVAEAFITNIKKYDYDLCFGTYMDHGFGVPTLGGVLNIPDKFGVSVSIKVPPIQQREDWAEVKKKLPLDPLKDDRMPDALAALKSVCQEVGNEYPIAPAYYTGICAANILFRDVSDLTLDCVEDPEFVDEICQAATDFSIDWARAQYEAGCNSVFYLGDHFGTELISPKMGERFILPYVAQFVETIQKEYGQKTFMHIHGNMKRPKTYALLERLVKEAGVAGLHLDENHDGAWIRENVVEKLGIPGALIVHGPDPIASGPVEKIDAVVKETVESGGPGGSVLMGPSCQVLPSTPGPNFKAWVESTHKYGTYPIGG
- a CDS encoding metalloregulator ArsR/SmtB family transcription factor, with protein sequence MAKSQETFTTKCTKEECRFIARKAQIKFRVLSNRRRIRQRARLFKALGNEKRLHILGLLSMQDMCSCEVVDALDGSASTITHHLRMLEDAELIASRQIGKFTIYNLNDAPLARHRIFE
- a CDS encoding ATP-binding cassette domain-containing protein, whose protein sequence is MLEVQNLMVFFENALAINDLSIEVNEGEIVGVIGSNSAGKTTLMNSLSGLIIDMRIKEKRRGGERITVYGNILYNGQNITEIPPDERVKMGIVLCRERHPIFPESSVLENLKIAGYLKKRSEIVESIEYVFDLFPALSKLKTRKAGFLSGGEQQMLAIGMALIVRPKLLLLDEPLLGLSPMMQQVVVEAVAQLKESTGITVVISEQFARPVLPMIDKGYVVENGMLTLSGTGQALMDNPEIKSAYFGI